A window of Oryctolagus cuniculus chromosome 2, mOryCun1.1, whole genome shotgun sequence genomic DNA:
tccctgctaatggcctgttaaaagcagtgaaagatggcccaactgtttggacagctgccattcatgtgagacacccagataaagctcctggcttcagtctgtctcagccctggccattatggcagtttggggagtgagccagcagatggaatatctctctgtttctccttctctctctctgtaactctttcaaataaataagtaaaatcttcagaaaaaaaaatactgtagggTTTCATTACCTGAGGTCATAAGATTATGCAAGGACCTAAGGGAGTTCTAGAACTGTCCCCACCTTGTCCAAATTGTAAAGTTTTGTGtgcacaatatgcattttcctgagGAGTGGACTCAGGGCTTTTATTTGATTCTGAAAGGGGTCCttgatataaagagaattaagaaATGAGTGTGTCTACTCTTGAAAGGACCTGGCACAGCATTCGTCTGCCCCCGattttttctctacttttcttgCTCCTACAGGCATGCTTCCTGAAAGAAGTCTATGTTCCCTATGTtccctgtttccttttctttacaGTTCCTTTATTCATTAATCCTCTTCAAAGCTGCTTCTAACCCACACCTATCACTGAAACGGATTTGCTTGAATTAAAGTGTGTGGTCTTGAAAGTGTTTTATTAAGTCCCAAGTTCATACTGGGCAGTTTTCAGGCTTTAAGGATATAACCAGAAAAGAGCCTTCATCTCCCAAGTTTATGTTCTAATTGGGGGAGACAGACAATAAAGAAATGAGCAAGTAAATGGTATAATATCAGGTAGTGGTAAGTGCAGATAGCCTGATGAGCCAGTGACTGGGAGAAAGGCTACTTTAGGTAAGAAGTGCAGGAAGACCCTCTGACATTGCAGCTAAAGAGCTGAGGATGAGAAGGGGCAGCCAGAAGGAGCTAGAGGAGAGAGTTCTCCTGGCATACTGCATTAGCAACCTCCATAAATTTCTATTAACACCTTCCTATTATTTATAAACTTGGCAGGCTAGTGGAGATACAGAGAGCTTTTGgatatttcttgtttttaatagtctAACAACAGTGTGAAGAATACATACAGAAAAATAGCTATATTATTTTGTGGCCAGTATATATAGAAGTCTCAATGGAGACATAATCATGCTTtggagaagacagaaaatctgGAGAAAGGCAGTCAAGCTGAGTCTTGTAAGTGTCTTTAGTTAAATGGAGAAAGGAGTGAGTGCAAGGCTTATGAGTAAAAGGTAAAGTGCTTTTGAGTGAATCAAGAATGTGTAGAGGTCTCTTGCTGCAGCGACGCGAGTGGGATCTCCAGCAACCGGGAACCGGAGCGAGACGCCGCGGGTTTAAGAAAATGGCAGACAAGCCGGACATGGGGGAGATCGCCAGCTTCGATAAGGCCAAGCTGAAGAAGACGGAGACGCAGGAGAAGAACACCCTGCCGACCAAAGAGACCATTGAGCAGGAGAAACGGAGTGAAATTTCCTAAGAGCTTGGAGGAGTCCCCACCCCCGTCATCTTGGAGACCCCAAGTCGTgatgtggaagatgacccacctGCAAGATGGACGCGAGCCACAAGCTGCACTGTGAACCCTGGGCACTCCGCGCCGCCGCCACCGGCCTGTGGGTCTCCGAGGGGACCCTCCCCCAATCGGACTGCCAAATTTATCCGGTTTGCCCTGGGATATTATAGAAAATTATTTGTATGAttactgaaaataaaacacacctcgtggcaaaaaaaaaaaaaaaaagaatgtgtagaacagggactggtgctgtggagtagtgagtaaagccactgcctgcagtgccagcatctcatatgggtgccagttcaagtcccggctgctccacttcatccatctcactgctgatggcctaggaaagcagtagaagatggcccaagtccctaggcccctgcacccccgtgggagacctggaagaagctccaggctcctggcttcggatcagcccagttctggccgttgcagccattt
This region includes:
- the LOC138848553 gene encoding thymosin beta-10-like produces the protein MCRGLLLQRREWDLQQPGTGARRRGFKKMADKPDMGEIASFDKAKLKKTETQEKNTLPTKETIEQEKRSEIS